The sequence TTGAATCGTATCGGACCGAGCCAAGAATAATTGAATCCACCATGAATCTCAGCCGCGAAGAACGGACCAACATCTCCCCCTAATCCGGCAGAATATACTTGACCTGTAAACATTGTATCTGTTTCATAGTCCATAAACCATACTTGATCAAATCCGGCTACTAAACCCGCACCAATTCCTCCCCCAGCATTTACAGACCACCCGGCAAGTTGATCGACGGTTTGCGCATTTGTAACTGAAATGAATCCAGTGCCTTCGACTGCAGCCCCTGCAATGCCTCCACCACCCACAGAAGGACTGAACATAACTATATTTCCCTCCGAATCAATGTGAAAGATTGCCACTGAAATTGATCCCATAAGCCCGGCGCCTACCATTAGCGTCCCTCCCATACTCACGGTTCCATCCTCAGGAACTAACACATCCACCACAATGGATGGATCTAATCGCGTATCGCCAACATTATTTGGCCGAATGCTGGAGGTGTCACACTCCGTATTTGTTGCCCCACATACATTGGCATGCCCCGTCGGGTCAGTGAATTTGAGCGAATTGTT comes from Caldilineales bacterium and encodes:
- a CDS encoding RHS repeat-associated core domain-containing protein, translated to SLHSGHTGQRWDSGTNLFYYGARWYDPAIGRFLAADTVVPQPGNPGGLNRYSYVLNNSLKFTDPTGHANVCGATNTECDTSSIRPNNVGDTRLDPSIVVDVLVPEDGTVSMGGTLMVGAGLMGSISVAIFHIDSEGNIVMFSPSVGGGGIAGAAVEGTGFISVTNAQTVDQLAGWSVNAGGGIGAGLVAGFDQVWFMDYETDTMFTGQVYSAGLGGDVGPFFAAEIHGGFNYSWLGPIRFNIYDVLSMQRPQNQ